A window from Photobacterium sp. DA100 encodes these proteins:
- a CDS encoding LruC domain-containing protein, producing the protein MKKALLMYFAGAISMLSQAMAAEQSILLKDTVSTQGSGSIDLFKAQIPQNNPTAATLENLRAENNNSLVLAVDVNEAANGTEKASSQGVAVESVTLTVVSDGNTFTFTDFSTPTQSLLAKAGQTDRTLFYTLIGRTGSSSLTSNTGWEGTSFDAVLTIPVNVSLENATSVVVEITFLETNTSLGDPEAFYDFTAGPEDLALLSQTDAATLSEEAPGQDEAPLVITQNQIGSETDSWVYYPSSVEYYVAAYEDNYPVKSDYDFNDLVVGYRVGYGMTGQQVTSLIVYGYMIARGSGYTHDWHLHIGLPDAASGTGTLNLFKPDSAEQESGYPQTFSLTGSFDKRLLQGTKSLMRSPSSEFANTEIDIDLIKGHKFSVAFDFDTPIEISSISLPPYDPYLYVQNTGYEIHLPEYASRLGSSVNNAEAIGGFKNEQGYPFAIIIPEDWEPPLEREDLGGVYTTFLEFVTSNGEQEDAWYTAPAQDKIKQIGKAFWKWD; encoded by the coding sequence ATGAAAAAAGCACTATTGATGTATTTTGCAGGGGCGATATCGATGCTGTCTCAAGCGATGGCCGCCGAGCAATCCATCTTGCTCAAAGATACCGTTTCGACTCAGGGAAGTGGTAGTATTGATTTGTTTAAAGCACAGATACCGCAAAATAACCCGACGGCTGCAACCTTGGAAAACTTGCGGGCTGAGAACAATAATAGCTTGGTATTGGCGGTTGATGTCAATGAAGCAGCAAACGGCACAGAGAAAGCCTCAAGCCAAGGTGTCGCCGTTGAGTCAGTTACTTTGACGGTCGTTTCTGACGGGAATACCTTTACCTTTACTGATTTTTCCACCCCGACTCAAAGCTTGTTGGCGAAAGCCGGGCAAACGGATCGGACTCTTTTTTATACCCTGATTGGCAGAACGGGCTCCTCTTCCCTGACGTCGAATACTGGATGGGAGGGGACGTCGTTTGACGCGGTACTGACGATTCCTGTTAACGTCTCGCTGGAGAATGCCACGTCAGTAGTGGTGGAGATTACCTTTCTGGAAACCAATACTTCTTTGGGTGACCCTGAAGCCTTTTATGATTTTACGGCAGGGCCTGAAGATCTTGCTTTGCTGAGTCAAACAGATGCGGCAACCCTTTCTGAAGAAGCCCCTGGACAAGATGAGGCGCCTTTGGTGATCACCCAGAATCAAATAGGCAGTGAGACGGATTCGTGGGTGTATTACCCTTCTTCCGTGGAGTATTACGTGGCAGCCTATGAGGATAATTACCCGGTTAAGAGCGACTATGATTTCAATGATTTGGTCGTGGGCTATCGCGTGGGTTATGGGATGACAGGGCAGCAAGTGACCTCATTGATTGTTTATGGTTATATGATTGCGAGGGGATCTGGTTATACCCACGATTGGCATTTGCACATTGGCTTGCCGGATGCCGCATCGGGCACTGGTACCCTGAACCTATTCAAGCCGGACTCTGCCGAACAAGAAAGTGGCTACCCGCAAACATTTTCCCTTACGGGAAGTTTTGACAAGCGCCTGCTGCAGGGGACGAAGTCGTTAATGAGGAGCCCCAGCTCGGAATTTGCCAATACAGAAATCGATATCGACTTGATAAAAGGCCATAAGTTTAGTGTTGCCTTTGATTTTGATACCCCTATCGAGATTTCAAGCATCTCTTTACCACCTTATGACCCTTACTTGTATGTACAAAACACCGGTTATGAAATTCACTTACCCGAGTATGCTTCTCGGTTAGGCAGTTCTGTGAATAACGCAGAAGCCATTGGTGGTTTCAAGAACGAGCAGGGTTACCCATTTGCCATTATTATTCCTGAAGATTGGGAGCCGCCCCTCGAGCGGGAGGATTTGGGCGGCGTATACACGACTTTCCTAGAGTTTGTTACCAGTAATGGCGAGCAAGAGGACGCCTGGTATACCGCTCCGGCACAAGACAAAATCAAGCAGATCGGCAAGGCCTTTTGGAAATGGGATTAA
- a CDS encoding substrate-binding domain-containing protein: MATIKDVAKLAGVSTSTVSHVLNKTRFVSEDISTRVMAAVKELNYAPSALARSLKVNHTRTFGMLVTTSTNPFFGEVVKGVERRCYEQGYNLILCNTEGDLARMRDSLDILLQKRVDGLLLMCSEVDGQAFDLFSRHQPVPTVVMDWGPIDFPSDKIQDNSHHGGYLATKHLIDQGHTQIGCLTGPLDKLTAQQRLSGYVQAMEEAGLEVNKKWIASGNFECEGGEIAFNEVFARGELPTALFVCNDMMAMGVINTASKKGIRVPEDLSIVGYDDIKLAKYITPSLTTIHQPKHRLGQQAVDILLDKIQNKHETNTVIQLEPTLVERDSVKRVH, encoded by the coding sequence ATGGCGACAATCAAAGATGTAGCAAAGCTCGCAGGAGTCTCGACTTCTACGGTTAGCCATGTCCTAAATAAAACCCGCTTTGTCAGTGAAGACATTTCTACCCGTGTCATGGCGGCAGTGAAAGAGCTGAACTATGCCCCGTCAGCTTTGGCGCGAAGCCTTAAGGTTAACCACACCCGTACTTTCGGTATGCTCGTGACCACCTCGACCAACCCTTTTTTCGGCGAGGTGGTAAAAGGGGTCGAGCGCCGTTGCTACGAGCAAGGCTACAACCTGATCCTGTGCAATACCGAAGGCGATCTAGCCCGTATGCGTGACAGCCTCGATATCCTGCTGCAAAAACGGGTCGATGGACTGCTTTTGATGTGCAGCGAAGTTGACGGTCAGGCATTCGATCTATTTTCTCGCCACCAACCGGTCCCAACCGTGGTGATGGACTGGGGCCCGATCGATTTCCCGAGCGATAAAATCCAGGATAACTCGCACCATGGCGGTTATCTGGCGACCAAACACCTCATCGACCAAGGACATACCCAAATTGGCTGCCTAACCGGCCCGCTTGATAAACTCACCGCCCAGCAGCGCTTGTCGGGGTATGTGCAGGCGATGGAAGAAGCCGGATTGGAAGTCAACAAGAAGTGGATTGCCTCGGGCAACTTCGAGTGTGAAGGCGGGGAAATCGCCTTTAATGAAGTATTTGCCAGGGGTGAACTACCAACAGCCCTGTTCGTCTGTAATGACATGATGGCGATGGGCGTAATCAATACCGCCAGCAAAAAAGGTATTCGCGTACCGGAAGATCTATCAATTGTTGGCTACGACGATATCAAGCTGGCCAAGTACATTACCCCGTCACTAACGACAATCCACCAGCCCAAACACCGATTGGGACAACAAGCCGTCGATATCCTGCTCGACAAGATCCAGAACAAGCACGAAACCAACACGGTGATCCAACTCGAACCGACACTGGTAGAACGCGATAGCGTCAAGCGCGTTCACTAA
- a CDS encoding DUF2058 domain-containing protein translates to MAKLSLQEQMLKAGLIDKKKLKKAGKQSKKSRTLRNEAKAAVEANKAAQLEQDKELNRQKQDEANKKAIASQVKQLIEMNKLELADGDIGYNFTDGTLVKKIYVDKPTQDQLVSGRLAIARYLESYAVIPGVVADKISQRDEETIIVNNTVSEQEVDEDDPYADFQIPDDLMW, encoded by the coding sequence ATGGCGAAACTATCCCTTCAAGAGCAGATGCTAAAAGCTGGTCTTATTGACAAGAAAAAACTGAAGAAAGCGGGCAAGCAGTCCAAAAAATCCCGTACTCTGCGTAATGAAGCCAAAGCGGCTGTTGAAGCCAACAAAGCAGCCCAGTTGGAGCAGGATAAAGAGCTGAACCGCCAGAAGCAGGATGAGGCGAACAAGAAAGCCATCGCTTCTCAGGTCAAGCAGTTGATCGAAATGAACAAACTCGAATTGGCTGATGGCGATATCGGTTATAACTTTACCGACGGTACTTTGGTTAAGAAGATTTATGTCGATAAGCCGACACAAGACCAACTGGTGAGTGGTCGTTTAGCGATTGCCCGTTACCTTGAGAGCTATGCCGTGATCCCTGGCGTGGTTGCAGACAAGATTAGCCAGCGTGATGAAGAGACGATTATTGTCAACAATACTGTGTCTGAGCAGGAAGTTGATGAAGATGATCCATACGCAGATTTCCAGATCCCAGATGATCTGATGTGGTAA
- the rbsB gene encoding ribose ABC transporter substrate-binding protein RbsB, with the protein MKKLATLISAAVLSASFSSTAAAQDTMAMVVSTLNNPFFVTMKEGAEAKAKELGYNLIVLDSQNDPSKELSNVEDLTVRGVKAILINPTDSDAVSNAIRMANRSNIPVLTLDRGASRGEVVSHIASDNVAGGEMAGKFIMEKVGEKARVIQLEGIAGTSAARERGKGFMQAVNASGMELLASQPADFDRTKGLNVMENMLAANPDVQAVFAQNDEMALGALRAVQASGKDVLIVGFDGTDDGIAAVKRGKLGATIAQQPDLIGALGVETADKMLKGEQVEANIPVPLKVVSE; encoded by the coding sequence ATGAAAAAGTTAGCAACCCTGATCTCTGCCGCTGTACTGTCAGCTTCATTCAGCTCTACGGCTGCCGCGCAGGACACGATGGCAATGGTTGTCTCCACGCTGAACAACCCATTCTTCGTTACCATGAAAGAAGGGGCAGAAGCCAAAGCGAAAGAGTTGGGCTATAACCTGATTGTTCTTGATTCACAAAACGATCCAAGCAAAGAGCTTTCCAATGTGGAAGATCTGACAGTTCGTGGCGTGAAGGCAATTCTGATCAACCCGACCGATTCCGATGCGGTTTCCAATGCTATCCGCATGGCCAACCGCTCTAACATCCCTGTCCTAACCCTGGACCGTGGTGCCAGCCGCGGTGAAGTAGTCAGCCACATTGCCTCTGACAACGTGGCCGGTGGTGAAATGGCCGGTAAGTTCATCATGGAAAAAGTGGGTGAAAAAGCCCGCGTTATCCAACTAGAAGGTATTGCCGGTACCTCTGCAGCCCGTGAGCGTGGTAAAGGCTTCATGCAAGCGGTTAATGCAAGCGGCATGGAACTACTAGCGAGCCAACCAGCGGACTTCGACCGCACCAAAGGCCTGAACGTGATGGAAAACATGCTGGCGGCTAACCCTGACGTACAAGCAGTATTTGCCCAAAACGACGAAATGGCGCTGGGTGCCCTGCGTGCCGTACAGGCATCGGGCAAAGATGTCCTGATCGTTGGCTTTGACGGCACTGATGACGGTATCGCTGCGGTTAAGCGCGGCAAACTGGGAGCGACTATCGCCCAGCAGCCAGACCTAATTGGTGCACTGGGTGTGGAAACCGCCGACAAGATGCTGAAAGGCGAGCAGGTTGAAGCAAACATCCCTGTTCCTCTGAAAGTGGTTTCTGAATAA
- a CDS encoding alpha/beta hydrolase, with amino-acid sequence MADMPTNLQVWLKSFNDALAEAKQLGIPPTPEMARLGLATITHQFVTTMVDISRVIDTHIHGTSIPCRIYHPSPEHELPILLFFHGGGHMCGSIEVYDPISRRLAHHSQHIVVTVDYRLAPEHPYPKGLVDCIMGLEEMINTLKPLPIAFEPIISLAGDSAGGALAATLAQRNPDSVDKLVLIYPSLDYTFSCESLIDYREGFILETAKIQWYFDQYFQLGENRHEASPLFGALPSNHPATTLITAGFDPIQDEGKRYFERLQILGVESTHHHFDDMTHAFLNLEDLVSEHCAATYRHISDFLNPQ; translated from the coding sequence ATGGCCGACATGCCAACAAACCTTCAGGTATGGCTAAAATCATTCAATGATGCGCTTGCAGAGGCTAAACAACTTGGCATACCGCCAACCCCAGAAATGGCTAGGCTGGGACTAGCAACCATTACCCACCAATTTGTTACAACGATGGTGGATATCAGCCGAGTAATTGATACCCATATCCACGGCACGTCAATTCCATGCCGAATTTACCACCCATCGCCAGAGCATGAGTTGCCGATACTGCTTTTTTTCCATGGTGGCGGCCATATGTGTGGCAGCATTGAGGTCTATGATCCAATTAGCCGCCGTCTCGCCCACCATAGCCAGCACATTGTTGTGACGGTTGATTATCGGCTCGCACCCGAACACCCCTACCCCAAAGGTCTGGTAGACTGCATCATGGGCCTGGAAGAAATGATTAACACGCTAAAGCCCTTACCTATCGCCTTTGAGCCAATTATTTCTCTGGCAGGCGATTCAGCAGGGGGGGCATTGGCTGCAACGCTGGCCCAACGCAATCCTGATAGCGTAGACAAATTGGTCTTGATATACCCTAGCCTCGACTACACCTTTTCCTGCGAGTCATTAATTGACTACCGTGAAGGCTTTATCTTGGAAACCGCTAAAATACAATGGTATTTCGACCAATATTTCCAGCTTGGTGAAAACCGCCATGAAGCTTCGCCACTGTTTGGGGCGTTACCCAGTAACCACCCTGCAACCACACTCATAACGGCCGGATTTGACCCGATACAAGACGAGGGAAAGCGGTATTTCGAACGCTTGCAGATACTAGGGGTAGAAAGTACCCATCACCATTTCGACGACATGACACACGCGTTCCTAAACTTGGAGGATCTGGTCTCAGAGCATTGCGCAGCGACTTACCGGCATATCTCTGACTTCCTTAACCCACAATGA
- the rbsK gene encoding ribokinase yields MNKLVVLGSVNADHVLQVASFPRPGETLHGHSYCVIPGGKGANQAVAAARLGADIAFIACVGDDSFGHEMRDAFAREGMNTDGVMIEKDMPTGIAMIQVAATGENSIAISAEANACLSPARIEPHHNLIKQADTLLMQLETPMATIEAAAKVAKQAGTRVVLNPAPAQPLSDDLLQHIDMITPNETEAELLTGIKVTDTTSAQQAADALHEKGIKHVMITLGSQGVWVSENGQGRQVPGFRVDAKDTTAAGDTFNGALLTGLQESKAMDDAIRFAHAAAAISVTRMGAQTSIPHRREVERFLIEHQ; encoded by the coding sequence ATGAATAAATTAGTCGTTCTTGGCAGTGTGAACGCCGATCATGTTCTGCAAGTTGCTTCGTTTCCTCGTCCGGGAGAAACACTGCATGGCCACAGTTACTGTGTGATCCCCGGGGGGAAAGGGGCAAACCAGGCAGTAGCGGCCGCCCGCCTGGGTGCCGATATCGCCTTTATCGCCTGTGTCGGTGACGACAGCTTCGGCCACGAGATGCGTGACGCCTTTGCCAGAGAAGGCATGAATACCGATGGCGTGATGATTGAGAAAGATATGCCTACCGGTATTGCGATGATCCAAGTGGCGGCAACCGGAGAAAACAGTATCGCTATATCGGCCGAAGCCAATGCTTGCCTGAGCCCGGCTCGCATCGAGCCTCACCACAACCTGATCAAGCAGGCCGATACGCTACTGATGCAACTGGAAACCCCGATGGCGACCATCGAAGCGGCAGCAAAAGTGGCAAAGCAAGCTGGGACTCGTGTAGTACTAAACCCAGCCCCTGCCCAGCCATTATCGGATGACTTATTGCAACATATTGATATGATTACGCCTAACGAGACTGAGGCAGAACTGCTAACCGGTATCAAGGTGACAGACACTACCAGCGCCCAACAGGCCGCCGATGCCCTGCACGAGAAAGGCATCAAGCACGTTATGATCACCTTGGGCAGCCAAGGTGTGTGGGTAAGCGAGAACGGCCAAGGCCGACAAGTACCGGGCTTCCGTGTAGATGCCAAAGATACCACGGCTGCCGGCGATACCTTCAACGGTGCGCTGCTGACCGGCCTGCAGGAAAGCAAGGCGATGGATGACGCCATTCGTTTTGCCCATGCTGCTGCCGCGATTTCAGTCACTCGAATGGGTGCTCAAACCTCTATTCCACACCGCCGTGAAGTGGAACGTTTTCTTATTGAGCACCAGTAA
- the astB gene encoding N-succinylarginine dihydrolase, with product MSAVEANFDGLVGPTHNYSGLSFGNVASAKNQATPSNPKQAALQGLAKMKALSDMGLVQGILAPQERPDIATLRRLGFNGSDQSVLAEAARQAPKVLAACCSASSMWTANAATVSPSADTMDGKVHFTPANLINKFHRSIEHEVTGRILKATFADDNYFVHHPALPSVEHFGDEGAANHTRFCHDYAQPGVEFFVFGRHAFDGRFPKPTTYPARHTFEACEAVTRLHQLDSDKVVIAQQNPEVIDQGVFHNDVIAVGNRNVLFCHEQAFLDQPAVYDELKLKLSGDMRIIEVPTKSVSIEDAVTSYLFNSQLVTMPDGKNVLILPEECRNNPRVWAYLEQLLSDKQGINDIKVFDLKQSMANGGGPACLRLRVVLTQPELAAVNPSTLMSDAVYGRLCQWVEAHYRDRLVEADLADPSLLVESRTALDELSQILGLGSVYPFQQ from the coding sequence ATGAGCGCAGTTGAAGCAAATTTCGATGGCCTAGTTGGCCCTACTCACAATTACAGCGGGCTGTCTTTCGGTAATGTCGCTTCGGCGAAGAACCAAGCGACCCCCTCGAACCCTAAGCAGGCTGCCCTGCAGGGACTGGCCAAGATGAAGGCCCTGTCCGATATGGGGTTGGTACAGGGGATACTTGCACCGCAGGAGAGGCCTGATATTGCCACATTACGCCGTTTAGGCTTTAACGGCAGCGATCAAAGCGTATTGGCCGAGGCGGCGAGACAGGCACCGAAAGTGCTTGCTGCTTGCTGCTCCGCTTCAAGTATGTGGACGGCCAATGCGGCAACGGTTTCGCCTTCGGCTGACACCATGGACGGGAAAGTCCATTTTACACCAGCGAACCTAATCAATAAGTTCCACCGATCAATCGAGCATGAAGTAACAGGCCGGATCCTGAAAGCGACTTTTGCTGACGATAACTATTTTGTTCATCATCCGGCCCTGCCGAGTGTCGAGCATTTCGGTGACGAGGGGGCGGCCAACCATACCCGCTTTTGTCATGATTATGCCCAACCGGGGGTAGAGTTCTTCGTCTTCGGTCGCCATGCCTTCGACGGTCGTTTTCCCAAGCCGACAACGTATCCCGCCCGCCATACCTTTGAAGCCTGTGAAGCGGTAACAAGATTGCACCAACTGGATAGTGACAAGGTGGTGATTGCTCAGCAGAACCCAGAGGTGATAGACCAGGGGGTGTTCCACAATGATGTGATTGCCGTCGGTAACCGTAATGTGTTGTTCTGTCATGAGCAGGCATTTTTGGACCAGCCGGCTGTGTATGATGAGCTCAAGCTTAAATTGTCGGGTGATATGCGCATTATCGAGGTCCCTACTAAGAGCGTTTCGATTGAAGATGCCGTCACCAGTTATTTGTTCAACTCCCAGCTTGTCACTATGCCTGACGGCAAAAATGTACTGATTTTACCTGAAGAGTGTCGCAACAATCCGCGAGTTTGGGCCTACCTGGAGCAACTTTTGTCCGATAAGCAGGGCATTAACGATATCAAAGTGTTCGACTTGAAGCAGAGCATGGCGAACGGCGGTGGACCTGCCTGCTTGAGGTTACGTGTTGTATTGACTCAACCGGAGTTGGCGGCGGTGAACCCAAGCACCCTGATGTCCGATGCGGTGTACGGCCGGCTTTGCCAATGGGTGGAGGCGCACTATCGCGATCGGTTGGTTGAGGCTGACTTGGCAGATCCTTCTCTGCTGGTCGAATCACGCACGGCCCTTGACGAGCTAAGCCAAATCCTTGGCTTGGGCTCGGTCTATCCTTTCCAGCAATAA
- the fabG gene encoding 3-oxoacyl-ACP reductase FabG gives MLENKVCIVTGGAQGIGRCIVETFAKQDALQVYACDMNLAAMADLEAKYPNVKGVELNVCDRTNIAQFVEKVKSEHGKIDVLVNNAGVTRDNLIEKMTEEDWDLVSDVNLKGVFNMTQAIAPVMIEGGSGSIITMSSVVGTDGNIGQSNYAATKGGVIAMTKGWSKEFSRKGAQVRANCIAPGFIETPMTVDLPDKVLDFMRQKTPLGRMGKPQDIANGALFLASDNSAFITGQTLKIDGGLVI, from the coding sequence ATGCTAGAAAATAAAGTGTGTATCGTGACAGGTGGTGCCCAAGGTATTGGCCGCTGCATTGTTGAAACCTTTGCCAAGCAGGATGCGCTGCAAGTATATGCTTGCGACATGAACTTAGCTGCAATGGCTGACTTGGAAGCAAAATACCCGAATGTAAAAGGGGTTGAGTTGAATGTTTGCGATCGCACCAATATTGCTCAATTTGTGGAAAAGGTGAAGTCGGAACACGGCAAAATTGATGTTCTGGTTAATAATGCGGGTGTGACACGAGATAACCTGATAGAAAAAATGACTGAGGAAGATTGGGATCTGGTCTCGGATGTCAACCTCAAGGGCGTGTTCAACATGACCCAGGCCATTGCACCCGTGATGATTGAAGGTGGCTCGGGGTCAATTATAACCATGTCTTCAGTGGTCGGTACTGATGGTAATATTGGCCAGTCTAATTATGCGGCTACTAAAGGTGGCGTGATTGCCATGACCAAAGGATGGTCGAAGGAGTTTTCTCGCAAGGGGGCCCAGGTCAGGGCCAACTGTATTGCTCCTGGGTTTATCGAAACTCCAATGACTGTCGATTTACCGGATAAAGTGCTGGACTTCATGCGGCAGAAAACACCGTTAGGCCGGATGGGCAAACCGCAAGACATTGCCAACGGTGCCTTGTTCCTGGCGAGTGACAACTCGGCCTTCATTACCGGCCAAACTTTGAAAATTGATGGTGGGTTGGTGATCTAA
- the tnpA gene encoding IS200/IS605 family transposase, with the protein MSRYNQASHVFWRCQYHIVWTPKYRFRILKNNVGKEVYRCIQVYCNQLGCEVIELNVQVDHVHLVVKVPPKLSISKLMGVLKGKIALKLFSKFPYLRKNKLWGNHFWQRGYFVDSVGINEEIIRRYVRHQEKKERQEQGELALN; encoded by the coding sequence ATGAGTAGATATAACCAAGCTTCCCACGTATTTTGGCGATGTCAATATCACATCGTATGGACGCCCAAGTACCGCTTCAGGATTTTGAAGAACAATGTGGGTAAAGAGGTTTATCGGTGTATCCAGGTCTATTGTAATCAACTTGGATGTGAGGTCATTGAGTTGAATGTACAAGTTGACCATGTACACCTTGTCGTAAAGGTTCCGCCAAAGTTATCAATATCCAAGTTGATGGGGGTATTGAAAGGCAAAATAGCCTTGAAGTTATTCAGTAAGTTTCCGTATTTGAGAAAGAATAAGCTTTGGGGAAATCACTTTTGGCAAAGAGGCTATTTTGTCGATAGCGTTGGAATTAATGAAGAAATAATCCGGCGATATGTAAGGCATCAAGAGAAGAAAGAGCGTCAAGAACAGGGAGAGTTAGCGCTGAACTAA
- a CDS encoding cation diffusion facilitator family transporter, which produces MAENPVKIIHRATWIGSIVNVSLAVLKITVGKITGSQALVADGVHSFSDLITDTAILIGSRYWTAPADEGHPYGHGRFETFTNIFIGILLLVVGIGIGWDSLSALGHEANATPGMLAFWAAIASIVVKELLYRWTVIQAKKINSRSLHANAWHHRTDALSSLPVAVAVVANYVFPDLHYLDQVAALIVTAMILKAAFEILWPAILELTEAQGDDGIEAKIQGYASEVPQIKEVHAIRSRRTGSTILLDFHMLVHPDMRVEDAHTVSEKFKSHILSQIDELVDVIIHIEPYTCAERVINPCCEDKSCD; this is translated from the coding sequence ATGGCTGAAAATCCGGTAAAAATAATTCACCGTGCAACGTGGATTGGATCAATCGTCAATGTCAGTTTGGCGGTTTTGAAGATCACAGTAGGTAAAATTACAGGCAGCCAGGCGTTGGTTGCCGATGGCGTGCACAGCTTTTCTGATTTGATCACAGATACCGCCATTTTGATTGGATCGCGTTACTGGACAGCTCCTGCCGATGAAGGCCATCCTTATGGCCATGGTCGGTTCGAAACTTTTACCAATATCTTTATCGGTATTTTGCTGCTAGTCGTTGGTATTGGTATCGGCTGGGATTCGTTGTCTGCACTGGGGCATGAAGCCAATGCGACCCCGGGTATGCTGGCTTTCTGGGCGGCGATCGCCTCAATTGTCGTCAAAGAGTTACTGTACCGCTGGACAGTTATTCAAGCCAAGAAAATCAATAGCCGCTCTCTCCATGCCAATGCCTGGCACCACCGGACCGATGCGCTGAGTTCTCTGCCTGTCGCCGTCGCTGTTGTGGCGAATTATGTTTTTCCTGATTTGCATTACCTCGATCAAGTTGCGGCACTCATCGTAACGGCGATGATCCTCAAAGCGGCGTTTGAAATTCTGTGGCCTGCTATCTTGGAGCTGACCGAGGCACAGGGAGATGATGGTATTGAGGCTAAGATCCAAGGCTATGCCAGCGAAGTACCTCAGATCAAAGAAGTGCATGCTATCCGCAGCCGACGCACTGGTAGTACAATTTTGCTGGACTTCCATATGTTAGTGCACCCAGATATGCGAGTGGAAGATGCCCATACCGTCAGTGAAAAATTCAAGTCGCACATATTGTCTCAGATTGATGAGCTGGTTGATGTCATTATCCACATTGAGCCATACACTTGTGCCGAACGGGTGATCAATCCGTGCTGTGAAGATAAGAGTTGTGATTAA
- a CDS encoding LysR family transcriptional regulator — protein MLDKVVFFLHVVRTGSISEAAKHNNISPSAASRWLNELEEKMGVSLLKRTTRKITPTQAGQRLFDRFSLLHTQIDDVFNEVQNMSSEDRGTIKIASTPLFAKHYLSQIIGEYLQLHPSINFVVLETAFEVDHVHDVDFAIRANATYRGFQDKDSLLVKRSLLREPLMACCSPDYIEKNGKPVVPDDLKHHRCLYASTLVGGNRWIFELDGEYSTVEIAQTVEADDSEILKNIAINGGGIAYLPISLISQELTRQTLQPVLENYVSSQFELNLYFKPRKYMPARCANFKDYLIERVPEIKRLKQQGSSHGRHANKPSGMAKIIQ, from the coding sequence ATGCTGGACAAGGTTGTCTTCTTTCTTCATGTTGTAAGAACCGGTTCGATCAGCGAAGCGGCCAAGCACAACAACATCTCTCCTTCCGCCGCCAGCCGCTGGTTGAATGAACTGGAAGAGAAAATGGGGGTGAGTTTACTCAAGCGCACAACACGGAAAATCACCCCTACCCAAGCTGGGCAACGGCTATTCGACAGATTCAGCCTATTGCACACCCAGATAGATGATGTCTTCAACGAAGTCCAAAACATGAGCAGTGAAGACAGAGGGACCATCAAAATTGCCAGTACGCCGCTCTTTGCCAAGCACTACCTCAGCCAAATCATCGGCGAATACCTCCAGCTTCACCCTTCGATAAACTTTGTCGTCCTGGAAACGGCCTTCGAGGTTGATCATGTCCACGATGTCGACTTTGCCATTCGCGCCAATGCCACCTACCGCGGGTTTCAGGACAAAGACAGCCTGCTGGTCAAGCGGTCGCTGCTAAGGGAGCCCCTCATGGCATGCTGCTCGCCGGACTATATAGAAAAAAACGGCAAGCCGGTTGTCCCCGATGATCTCAAACATCACCGCTGCCTGTATGCCAGCACGCTGGTTGGTGGCAACCGGTGGATCTTCGAACTAGACGGGGAGTATTCAACGGTGGAGATCGCCCAAACGGTTGAAGCCGATGATAGCGAGATCCTCAAAAATATCGCGATTAACGGTGGTGGGATCGCCTACTTACCGATCAGTTTGATCTCCCAAGAGCTCACCCGACAGACCTTGCAGCCGGTTTTGGAGAATTACGTCAGCAGCCAATTTGAGCTCAACCTCTATTTCAAACCACGAAAGTATATGCCAGCTCGCTGCGCCAATTTCAAGGATTACCTGATTGAGCGAGTCCCCGAAATTAAACGGCTAAAACAACAAGGAAGCTCTCATGGCCGACATGCCAACAAACCTTCAGGTATGGCTAAAATCATTCAATGA